A single Candidatus Methylomirabilota bacterium DNA region contains:
- a CDS encoding VWA domain-containing protein — protein sequence VLVPFTREHDRVASAIRSVEAHDLPNRLAEALHTARALVGSDPRAEIHVFTDGAFVLPPGPETSDPRVRWIGVGRRSQNVGITNLSIRKAYFGSFDYQAFVSLVNFTAEPQTFTFTLELDRQTIAEKQVTLEPSVRRSVVLPFSHGGGGTVTARLGIDDDLAVDDVAYAVLPPPRKIGVLLVSPGNLFLEKVLRTDPQVALEVKTPEEYAGGMADADVVVLDSITPPRVGPGRFVFVNMVPTDVPLEVLGKIERPTIMDWDRAHPVMRHVEFAKVAIEDALRVRPLAAGRPLVEAVGGPLIYALEEPDRKALFIGFDLFKSDLPLRIAFPLILSNGLRWLHPAGLDQSSLQFAAGQPILLPVAHGVTRVTVTTPSGRRVSAPVTRGVVSFTETDEVGIYTLSTARGETRVAVNLMDANESNLMPRPLPAAAGPAAVAPAPIPIQRELWPAFVLLAAALLAAEGLLYWRRQSAGRLRVPAAPGDRWALAVRGALVVVLLLSLLRPSVPRWVDRMNVVFLLDLSDSVSLAARERAYRFVAEAARSMRGGDRHGVIVFGESAVVDEALTNRPAIERPKAQVDGRGTDIFQAIQLALAMLPPGQANRVVMLTDGRQNQGNALAGAQAAKDAGADLHYVPAPLTFTQEVVAEALLLPREVKYGEPFQAKVVAWSHRETQGRLSLFRNGEFLGSQVVRLAAGKNVFSYRQALDASGIHVYQAALEVDGDTIEENNRAIGAIVVRGRPQVLLAEKDRAHAQSLAAALRAQNIEVTVVEPAGVPSDLAGFQKYDGLVLSNVSSLKLTRAQMGHIRDYVRDYGGGLVMIGGEESFGLGGYYRTPVEEALPVTMEVKQKVEIPSLAVVLSIDRSGSMAMSTDEKVTKLDLAKEAAHLVVDLLDERNEVGVMSWDTEFLWDAPVRQAKDRQAIHHAIATIKAGGGTDGYPALKESYAVLFERPALLKHVIFLSDGQMTRGDFQGLLRRMAKDKITVSTVAIGKDADIQLMVDVAKWGKGRFYYTEDSQTIPRIFTLETQLASKASLVEQPFKPQLTSPNHEAMQEIDWKNVPPLGGYVATTLKSSAELVLMSHQEDPVLATWRYGLGRSAAFTSDAKAKWGVLWLRWRDFNKFWSQLVRWTLRSGSRSDTVAIVERRDALGEITVDAVDPKGEFINFLDSQVGVVAPNRERSVIDLEQVGPGRYRGRFPASQEGVYLVGMAQRRGDRVIGSQLAGLVVPYAQELRDLGVDETLLRELAELTGGAALEKPHDAFLKARRRSRISVEIWPWLVVAVAVLLIPEIALRRLGPGAFAPLAALVRRRVGRKEVP from the coding sequence GTGCTGGTGCCGTTCACGCGCGAGCACGACCGGGTGGCCTCCGCGATCCGCTCGGTGGAGGCCCACGACTTGCCCAACCGGCTCGCCGAGGCCCTCCACACCGCGCGGGCGCTGGTGGGCTCCGATCCGCGCGCCGAGATCCACGTCTTCACCGACGGCGCGTTCGTGCTCCCGCCGGGCCCCGAGACGAGCGACCCGCGCGTCCGGTGGATCGGCGTCGGGCGGCGGAGCCAGAACGTCGGCATCACCAACCTCTCCATCCGGAAGGCCTACTTCGGCTCCTTCGACTACCAGGCGTTCGTCTCGCTGGTGAACTTCACCGCCGAGCCGCAGACGTTCACGTTCACGCTCGAGCTCGACCGCCAGACGATCGCCGAGAAGCAGGTGACGCTCGAGCCGAGCGTGCGCCGCTCGGTGGTCCTGCCGTTCAGCCACGGGGGCGGCGGCACGGTGACGGCGCGTCTCGGGATCGACGACGACCTCGCGGTCGACGACGTGGCCTACGCCGTCCTCCCGCCGCCACGGAAGATCGGCGTCCTGCTCGTGAGCCCCGGCAACCTCTTCCTCGAGAAGGTGCTCCGGACGGATCCCCAGGTGGCGCTCGAGGTGAAGACGCCCGAGGAGTACGCGGGCGGCATGGCCGACGCGGACGTCGTCGTCCTCGACTCGATCACGCCGCCACGGGTGGGACCGGGGCGCTTCGTGTTCGTCAACATGGTGCCGACCGACGTGCCGCTCGAGGTGCTCGGCAAGATCGAGCGGCCGACGATCATGGACTGGGACCGCGCGCACCCGGTCATGCGGCACGTCGAGTTCGCCAAGGTCGCCATCGAGGACGCGCTGCGCGTCCGCCCGCTCGCCGCGGGCCGCCCGCTCGTCGAGGCGGTCGGCGGGCCGCTCATCTACGCGCTCGAGGAGCCCGACCGCAAGGCGCTCTTCATCGGCTTCGACCTCTTCAAGAGCGACCTGCCGCTCCGGATCGCGTTCCCGCTGATCCTCTCGAACGGCCTGCGCTGGCTCCACCCGGCGGGGCTCGACCAGTCGAGCCTGCAGTTCGCGGCCGGCCAGCCGATCCTCCTGCCGGTCGCCCACGGCGTGACGCGGGTGACCGTCACGACGCCCAGCGGCCGCAGGGTCAGCGCGCCGGTCACCCGCGGCGTGGTGAGCTTCACGGAGACCGACGAGGTCGGGATCTACACGCTGTCGACGGCGCGCGGCGAGACCCGCGTCGCCGTCAACCTGATGGACGCGAACGAGTCGAACCTGATGCCGCGGCCGCTGCCGGCGGCCGCCGGGCCCGCGGCCGTGGCGCCGGCGCCGATCCCGATCCAGCGCGAGCTCTGGCCGGCCTTCGTGCTGCTCGCCGCGGCGCTGCTCGCCGCCGAGGGGCTCCTCTACTGGCGCCGGCAGAGCGCGGGCCGCCTCCGCGTGCCCGCGGCGCCCGGCGACCGATGGGCGCTCGCGGTGCGCGGCGCGCTGGTCGTCGTCCTGCTCCTGAGCCTGCTGCGCCCGAGCGTGCCGCGCTGGGTGGACCGGATGAACGTCGTCTTCCTCCTCGACCTGTCCGACAGCGTGAGCCTCGCGGCGCGCGAGCGCGCCTACCGGTTCGTCGCCGAGGCCGCGCGCTCGATGCGGGGCGGCGACCGGCACGGCGTGATCGTCTTCGGCGAGTCGGCGGTCGTGGACGAGGCGCTCACGAACCGGCCCGCGATCGAGCGGCCGAAGGCGCAGGTGGACGGGCGGGGCACCGACATCTTCCAGGCGATCCAGCTCGCCCTCGCGATGCTGCCCCCGGGCCAGGCCAACCGCGTCGTCATGCTCACCGACGGCCGGCAGAACCAGGGCAACGCCCTCGCGGGCGCGCAGGCGGCGAAGGACGCGGGCGCCGACCTCCACTACGTCCCGGCGCCGCTCACGTTCACGCAGGAGGTCGTCGCCGAGGCGCTCCTGCTCCCGCGGGAGGTCAAGTACGGCGAGCCGTTCCAGGCGAAGGTGGTGGCGTGGAGCCACCGGGAGACGCAGGGGCGGCTCTCGCTCTTCCGCAACGGCGAGTTCCTGGGCTCGCAGGTGGTCCGGCTCGCGGCGGGCAAGAACGTCTTCAGCTATCGCCAGGCGCTCGACGCGAGCGGCATCCACGTCTACCAGGCCGCGCTCGAAGTGGACGGCGACACGATCGAGGAGAACAACCGCGCTATCGGCGCGATCGTCGTGCGTGGCCGCCCGCAGGTCCTGCTCGCGGAGAAGGACCGGGCCCACGCCCAGTCGCTCGCGGCGGCGCTCCGCGCGCAGAACATCGAGGTGACCGTCGTCGAGCCCGCCGGGGTCCCGAGCGACCTCGCGGGGTTCCAGAAGTACGACGGCCTCGTGCTCTCGAACGTCTCGTCGCTCAAGCTGACGCGCGCCCAGATGGGCCACATCCGCGACTACGTGCGCGACTACGGCGGCGGCCTCGTCATGATCGGCGGGGAGGAGAGCTTCGGGCTCGGCGGCTACTACCGCACGCCGGTGGAGGAGGCGCTGCCGGTCACGATGGAGGTCAAGCAGAAGGTCGAGATCCCGAGCCTCGCCGTCGTGCTTTCGATCGACCGCTCGGGCTCGATGGCGATGTCCACGGACGAGAAGGTGACCAAGCTCGACCTCGCCAAGGAGGCCGCCCACCTCGTCGTGGACCTGCTCGACGAGCGGAACGAGGTCGGGGTCATGAGCTGGGACACCGAGTTCCTGTGGGACGCGCCGGTGCGCCAGGCGAAAGACAGGCAGGCGATCCACCACGCGATCGCCACGATCAAGGCGGGCGGCGGCACCGACGGCTACCCCGCCCTCAAGGAGTCGTACGCGGTCCTGTTCGAGCGGCCCGCGCTCCTGAAGCACGTCATCTTCCTCTCCGACGGGCAGATGACGCGCGGCGACTTCCAGGGGCTGCTGCGGCGGATGGCGAAGGACAAGATCACGGTCTCGACCGTCGCGATCGGCAAGGACGCCGACATCCAGCTCATGGTGGACGTCGCCAAGTGGGGGAAGGGCCGCTTCTACTACACCGAGGACTCCCAGACCATTCCGCGCATCTTCACCCTCGAGACGCAGCTGGCCTCGAAGGCGTCGTTGGTCGAGCAGCCCTTCAAGCCCCAGCTCACGTCGCCGAACCACGAGGCGATGCAGGAGATCGACTGGAAGAACGTGCCGCCCCTCGGCGGCTACGTCGCGACCACGCTCAAGTCCTCGGCCGAGCTGGTGCTCATGAGCCACCAGGAGGATCCGGTGCTCGCGACGTGGCGCTACGGGCTCGGGCGCTCGGCCGCGTTCACGTCGGACGCCAAGGCGAAGTGGGGCGTCCTCTGGCTGCGCTGGCGCGACTTCAACAAGTTCTGGTCGCAGCTCGTCCGCTGGACGCTGCGGAGCGGGTCGCGCAGCGACACCGTCGCGATCGTGGAGCGGCGCGACGCCCTGGGTGAGATCACCGTGGACGCGGTGGACCCGAAGGGCGAGTTCATCAACTTCCTGGACTCCCAGGTCGGCGTGGTCGCGCCGAACCGCGAGCGCTCGGTCATCGACCTCGAGCAGGTGGGGCCCGGGCGCTACCGCGGGCGCTTCCCCGCGTCGCAGGAGGGCGTCTACCTCGTGGGCATGGCCCAGCGGCGAGGCGACCGCGTCATCGGCTCGCAGCTCGCGGGGCTGGTGGTCCCGTACGCGCAGGAGCTGCGCGACCTCGGCGTGGACGAGACGCTGCTCCGCGAGCTGGCGGAGCTGACCGGCGGCGCCGCGCTCGAGAAGCCGCACGACGCGTTCCTCAAGGCGCGGCGCCGGTCGCGCATCTCCGTCGAGATCTGGCCGTGGCTGGTCGTGGCGGTGGCGGTGCTGCTGATCCCGGAGATCGCGCTGAGGCGGCTCGGGCCGGGCGCGTTCGCCCCGCTGGCGGCGCTCGTCCGCCGTCGCGTCGGCCGGAAGGAGGTCCCATGA
- a CDS encoding tetratricopeptide repeat protein, translating to MMGGLGRRSRLGPLVLAAVLVASGGATASVKPRAFVVLPFDASALGREEQWLGEGVAQVVTLGLTQHGAVVQIERARVHAYGQPEVWGEAAVLHAARGVRAEAAAFGRIERRGDEYVVQARLLEVKAGGGDTTAFEPITAPEGELLAKIAALPLLYARTLRIPVTDPEAARIERAARPTTSLRAFELYARGMVATQRGNQEGNEAAVDLLARAIEADPNFVVAHYMLGVVHQALGNRWKAAAQYRASTQLDAAYPEPYKALGDLFLAAPRRLFDQAVEAYSKAIELRPFYADAYVGLGEARAAKGEVDGAIGAFQKALVFNPVNPKVYMSLGKIYYAEKGLYYESVNAYKRAIELDPQLIEARMGLGEVYEEKGLYKEAIEEYRRVIELDEKNTGALYNLALVYEKVDPREAIAHWERYIQLASPLQSEKDWVDVARQHLKKLKGQVRD from the coding sequence ATGATGGGTGGGCTCGGACGGCGGTCCCGGCTCGGTCCGCTCGTGCTCGCGGCGGTCCTCGTCGCGTCCGGGGGGGCCACGGCGAGCGTCAAGCCGCGCGCGTTCGTCGTCCTGCCGTTCGACGCGAGCGCGCTCGGCCGGGAGGAGCAGTGGCTGGGCGAGGGGGTCGCGCAGGTGGTCACGCTCGGCCTGACCCAGCACGGGGCCGTCGTGCAGATCGAGCGCGCGCGCGTGCACGCGTACGGGCAGCCGGAGGTCTGGGGCGAGGCGGCCGTGCTCCACGCGGCGCGCGGCGTGCGCGCCGAGGCGGCGGCCTTCGGGCGGATCGAGCGGCGCGGCGACGAGTACGTCGTCCAGGCGCGGCTGCTGGAGGTGAAGGCCGGGGGCGGCGACACCACCGCGTTCGAGCCCATCACGGCGCCGGAGGGCGAGCTCCTCGCCAAGATCGCGGCGCTCCCGCTCCTCTACGCCCGGACGCTTCGCATCCCGGTGACGGACCCCGAGGCGGCGCGAATCGAGCGCGCGGCGCGGCCGACGACCTCGCTGCGCGCCTTCGAGCTCTACGCGCGCGGCATGGTGGCGACGCAGCGCGGGAACCAGGAGGGCAACGAAGCGGCGGTCGACCTGCTCGCGCGCGCGATCGAGGCCGACCCGAACTTCGTCGTCGCCCACTACATGCTGGGCGTCGTCCACCAGGCGCTCGGCAACCGCTGGAAGGCCGCCGCGCAGTACCGCGCGTCGACGCAGCTGGACGCCGCCTATCCGGAGCCCTACAAGGCGCTCGGCGACCTGTTCCTCGCGGCGCCGCGCCGCCTCTTCGACCAGGCGGTGGAGGCGTACAGCAAGGCGATCGAGCTGCGGCCGTTCTACGCCGACGCCTACGTGGGGCTCGGCGAGGCGCGCGCGGCGAAGGGCGAGGTGGACGGCGCGATCGGCGCCTTCCAGAAGGCGCTCGTCTTCAACCCGGTGAACCCGAAGGTGTACATGAGCCTCGGCAAGATCTACTACGCGGAGAAGGGCCTCTATTACGAGTCGGTCAACGCCTACAAGCGCGCGATCGAGCTCGACCCGCAGCTCATCGAGGCGCGGATGGGGCTCGGCGAGGTCTACGAGGAGAAGGGCCTCTACAAGGAGGCGATCGAGGAGTACCGGCGGGTCATCGAGCTGGACGAGAAGAACACGGGCGCCCTCTACAACCTGGCGCTCGTGTACGAGAAGGTGGATCCCCGCGAGGCGATCGCCCACTGGGAGCGCTACATCCAGCTCGCCTCACCGCTGCAGTCCGAGAAGGACTGGGTGGACGTCGCGCGTCAGCACCTCAAGAAGCTGAAGGGGCAGGTCAGGGACTAG
- a CDS encoding Glu/Leu/Phe/Val dehydrogenase, translating to MTEKSEFDDSPMYKTALAQLDRVAARLNLEADVHERLRLPRRALVVSIPVRMDDGNTKVFLGYRVHHSTVLGPTKGGLRYDKDVSLGEVTALAMLMSWKCALMGLPYGGAKGGVRVNPRELSQRELEHLTRRYTAEIILLIGPDLDIPAPDLGTDEQTMAWMMDTYSMTQGKSVPGVVTGKPLIVGGSAGRREATGRGIVYALFQAARRLGMEIKGRKVIVQGFGNVGGVAARLLWRDGTIIVGVSDVKGGIWNPHGIDIRQLETHIAQTGGVGGFPGSEPVSNADLLERPCDVLIPAAIGGQIREDNAARIKATVVAEGANGPTTPEADAILRERGVTVIPDILANAGGVIVSYFEWVQGLQYYFWRESEITSRLQEVMTRAFNRVWALGQKEGTDLRTAALMEGIRRVAEGYRVRGLYP from the coding sequence ATGACGGAGAAATCCGAGTTCGACGACTCCCCGATGTACAAGACGGCCCTGGCCCAACTGGACCGCGTGGCCGCCAGGCTCAACCTCGAAGCCGACGTCCACGAGCGCCTGCGCCTACCACGGCGGGCGCTCGTGGTCTCGATCCCCGTCAGGATGGATGACGGAAACACCAAGGTTTTCCTCGGGTACCGGGTCCATCACAGCACGGTCCTCGGCCCGACCAAGGGCGGCCTCCGGTACGACAAGGACGTGAGCCTCGGGGAGGTCACGGCGCTGGCGATGCTGATGAGCTGGAAGTGCGCCCTGATGGGCCTACCGTACGGGGGCGCCAAGGGCGGCGTGCGGGTGAATCCGCGCGAGCTCTCGCAGCGCGAGCTCGAGCACCTGACGCGCCGCTACACCGCGGAGATCATCCTGCTGATCGGCCCCGACCTCGACATCCCCGCCCCCGACCTCGGCACCGACGAGCAGACGATGGCCTGGATGATGGACACCTACTCGATGACCCAGGGCAAGAGCGTTCCGGGCGTGGTGACCGGCAAGCCGCTCATCGTCGGCGGCTCCGCCGGGCGTCGGGAGGCGACGGGCCGCGGAATCGTCTACGCGCTCTTCCAGGCTGCCCGCCGCCTCGGCATGGAGATCAAGGGCCGGAAGGTCATCGTCCAGGGCTTCGGCAACGTCGGCGGCGTCGCCGCGCGACTGCTCTGGCGCGACGGGACGATCATCGTGGGCGTGAGCGACGTCAAGGGGGGCATCTGGAACCCGCACGGGATCGACATCCGCCAGCTCGAGACGCACATCGCCCAGACCGGCGGAGTCGGCGGCTTCCCGGGCAGCGAGCCGGTCTCGAACGCCGACCTCCTCGAGCGGCCCTGCGACGTCCTGATCCCCGCCGCGATCGGCGGCCAGATCCGCGAGGACAACGCCGCCCGCATCAAGGCGACGGTCGTCGCCGAGGGCGCGAACGGCCCGACGACGCCCGAGGCCGACGCGATCCTGCGCGAGCGCGGCGTCACGGTGATCCCCGACATCCTGGCCAACGCGGGCGGCGTGATCGTCTCCTACTTCGAGTGGGTGCAGGGCCTCCAGTACTACTTCTGGCGTGAGAGCGAGATCACCTCGCGGCTCCAGGAGGTGATGACGCGGGCGTTCAACCGTGTCTGGGCGCTCGGCCAGAAGGAGGGCACAGATCTCCGGACGGCCGCGCTCATGGAAGGCATCCGCCGCGTGGCGGAGGGCTACAGGGTCCGGGGCCTCTACCCCTGA
- a CDS encoding Rrf2 family transcriptional regulator — protein MLRFTKRADYGLMAIHYIAVHDGPGTISAKRIAEEFGIPPELLAKVLQRLAKRRLIVSQNGPKGGYALARQPNEITVGEVIRALEGPISIVSCMDHGGCPQEPRCNLKRPVQKLQAAISQLLDTMSLAELTSDDIPEILSIRA, from the coding sequence ATGCTCCGGTTCACCAAGCGCGCCGATTACGGGTTGATGGCGATTCATTATATCGCCGTCCACGACGGCCCCGGCACGATCAGCGCCAAGCGGATCGCCGAGGAGTTCGGGATCCCGCCGGAGCTGCTCGCGAAGGTCCTCCAGCGGCTGGCGAAGCGGCGGCTGATCGTGAGCCAGAACGGTCCCAAGGGTGGTTACGCGCTCGCGCGCCAGCCGAACGAGATCACCGTGGGCGAGGTGATCCGTGCGCTCGAAGGGCCGATCAGCATCGTGAGCTGCATGGACCACGGCGGTTGCCCGCAGGAGCCGCGCTGTAATCTCAAGCGGCCGGTGCAGAAGCTCCAGGCGGCGATCAGCCAGCTGCTCGACACGATGAGCCTGGCGGAGCTCACGAGCGACGACATCCCCGAGATCCTCTCGATCCGGGCGTAA